One window of the Camelina sativa cultivar DH55 chromosome 1, Cs, whole genome shotgun sequence genome contains the following:
- the LOC104793777 gene encoding serine--glyoxylate aminotransferase isoform X1 yields MDYMYGPGRHHLFVPGPVNIPEPVIRAMNRNNEDYRSPAIPALTKTLLEDVKKIFKTTSGTPFLFPTTGTGAWESALTNTLSPGDRIVSFLIGQFSLLWIDQQKRLNFNVDVVESEWGQGANLQVLASKLSQDENHSIKAICIVHNETATGVTNDISAVRTLLDHYKHPALLLVDGVSSICALDFRMDEWGVDVALTGSQKALSLPTGLGIVCASPKALEATKTSKSLKVFFDWNDYLKFYKLGTYWPYTPSIQLLYGLRAALDLIFEEGLENIIARHARLGKATRLAVEAWGLKNCTQKEEWISNTVTAVMVPPHIDGSEIVRRAWQRYNLSLGLGLNKIAGKVFRIGHLGNVNELQLLGCLAGVEMILKDVGYPVVMGSGVAAASTYLQNHIPLIPSRI; encoded by the exons atggACTATATGTATGGACCAGGGAGGCACCATCTGTTTGTACCAGGACCAGTGAACATACCGGAACCGGTAATCCGGGCGATGAACCGGAACAACGAGGATTACCGGTCACCGGCCATTCCAGCACTTACAAAAACCCTGTTGGAGGACGTGAAGAAGATATTCAAGACCACATCTGGGACACCGTTTCTGTTTCCCACCACAGGGACTGGTGCTTGGGAGAGTGCCTTGACCAACACGTTATCTCCTGGTGACAGGATCGTTTCGTTTCTGATTGGACAATTTAGCTTGCTTTGGATTGACCAGCAGAAGAGGCTTAATTTCAATGTTGATGTGGTTGAGAGTGAGTGGGGACAAGGTGCTAATCTCCAAGTCTTAGCCTCAAAGCTCTCACAAGACGAGAATCATTCCATCAAAGCCATTTGCATTGTCCACAACGAGACAGCTACCGGAGTTACCAACGACATCTCTGCTGTCCGAACCCTCCTTG ATCACTACAAGCACCCGGCTTTGCTGCTTGTGGACGGTGTCTCGTCCATTTGTGCTCTTGATTTCCGAATGGATGAGTGGGGAGTGGACGTGGCATTGACCGGCTCTCAGAAAGCCTTATCTCTTCCAACAGGACTTGGTATTGTGTGCGCCAGTCCCAAAGCCTTGGAAGCTACCAAAACTTCTAAATCCCTCAAAGTATTCTTTGACTGGAATGACTACCTCAAGTTTTACAAGCTGGGAACCTATTGGCCTTACACACCTTCCATTCAACTCCTCTACGGTCTTAGAGCTGCTCTTGATCTTATCTTTGAGGAAGGACTTGAGAATATAATCGCCCGTCATGCTCGTCTTGGAAAGGCCACCAG GCTGGCGGTGGAAGCATGGGGGCTGAAGAACTGCACACAGAAGGAGGAGTGGATAAGTAACACAGTGACAGCAGTAATGGTGCCCCCACATATAGACGGTTCGGAGATTGTGAGAAGGGCATGGCAGAGGTACAACCTAAGTCTTGGTCTTGGTCTCAACAAAATTGCTGGAAAGGTTTTCAGAATTGGACACCTTGGAAACGTGAATGAG TTACAACTTTTGGGGTGTCTTGCTGGAGTGGAGATGATACTGAAGGATGTTGGGTACCCAGTTGTAATGGGAAGTGGGGTTGCAGCTGCTTCTACTTATCTTCAGAACCACATCCCTCTCATTCCCTCTAGAATCTAA
- the LOC104709447 gene encoding protein CHROMATIN REMODELING 5, producing MAFFRNYSNDTVSHNVVDENEEPQNAATFQTSPLNEDVDGTYSERGFDMNMDVRYQSDPEPGCSIRQQNQTAIDDVAGPVDSHYQPSARRMGVTGRWGSTFWKDCQPMGQREGSDPAKDSQSGYKEAYHSEDNLSNERSEKLDSENENDEDTEMNKHQSGQADVPADEMLSDEYYEQDEDNQSDHVHYKGYSNPTNSRSLPKTGSAIHSNSRASRAIHRNIHYSNSNHEHNGDADIDYEEEEDEDDPEDADFEPYDAVDDGGARKKHGQGWDVSDEDPESDDDIDLSDYEDDYGTKKPKVRQQSKGFRKSSSGLERKSSHASNRQKRKTSYQDDGSEEDSDNNNDEGFRSLARRGTTLRQNNGRSTNNIGQSSEVRSSTRSVRKVSYVESEDSEDMDDGRNRKNQKDDIEEEDPDVIEKVLWHQPKGMGEDAHTNNKSTVPVLVSQLFDTESDWNEMEFLIKWKGQSHLHCQWKTLSDLQNLSGYKKVLNYTKKVTEEIRYRTALSREEIEVNDVSKEMDLDIIKQNSQVERIIADRISKDGLGDVVPEYLVKWQGLSYAEATWEKDVDIAFAQVAIDEYKAREVSIAVQGKMVEQQRTKGKASLRKLDEQPEWLSGGTLRDYQLEGLNFLVNSWLNDTNVILADEMGLGKTVQSVSMLGFLQNTQQIPGPFLVVVPLSTLANWAKEFRKWLPGMNIIVYVGTRASREVCQQYEFYNEKKVGRPIKFNALLTTYEVVLKDKAFLSKIKWIYLMVDEAHRLKNSEAQLYTALLEFSTKNKLLITGTPLQNSVEELWALLHFLDPGKFKNKDEFVENYKNLSSFNESELANLHLELRPHILRRVIKDVEKSLPPKIERILRVEMSPLQKQYYKWILERNFRDLNKGVRGNQVSLLNIVVELKKCCNHPFLFESADHGYGGDINDNSKLDKIILSSGKLVILDKLLVRLRETKHRVLIFSQMVRMLDILAEYLSLRGFQFQRLDGSTKAELRQQAMDHFNAPASDDFCFLLSTRAGGLGINLATADTVVIFDSDWNPQNDLQAMSRAHRIGQQEVVNIYRFVTSKSVEEEILERAKRKMVLDHLVIQKLNAEGRLEKRETKKGSNFDKNELSAILRFGAEELFKEEKNDEESKKRLLSMDIDEILERAEQVEEKDIGETEHELLGAFKVANFCNAEDDGSFWSRWIKPESVVTAEEALAPRAARSTKSYVDPSHPDRTSRRKKKGSEPPEHTERSQKRRKTEFFVPSTPILEGTSAQVRGWSYGNLPKRDAQRFYRTVMKFGNHNQIACIAEEVGGVVEAAPEEAQVELFDALIDGCKESVETGNFEPKELAAAGGKNTNAKASRKNSKKVKDNLINQFKAPARDRRGKSGPAISTKDGPQKTQKAEPLVKEEGEMSDDEEVYEQFKEQKWMEWCEDVLADEIKTLGRLQRLQSTSADLPKEKVLFKIRRYLEIVGRRIDEIVVEHEEDLYKQDRMTMRLWNYVSTFSNLSGDRLNQIYSKLKQEKEEEEGVGPSHLNGSSAGFGSRNFQRQQKYKTAGNSQGSQQVYKGIDTAKFEAWKRRRRTENDVQSERPPITNSNSLGILGPGPLDRSHRARQTGFPPR from the exons ATGGCCTTCTTTAGAAACTACTCTAACGATACTGTGTCACATAATGTTGTGGATGAAAATGAGGAGCCGCAAAATGCTGCCACTTTTCAGACTTCACCTTTGAATGAAGATGTGGATGGTACCTATAGTGAAAGAGGCTTTGACATGAACATGGATGTACGGTATCAAAGTGACCCAGAACCAGGATGTAGTATTAGGCAGCAAAATCAGACAGCAATTGATGATGTAGCTGGTCCTGTGGATTCCCATTATCAACCTTCGGCTAGGAGAATGGGTGTCACAGGGAGGTGGGGTTCCACTTTTTGGAAAGACTGTCAGCCAATGGGACAGAGAGAGGGCTCTGATCCTGCCAAAGATTCACAATCCGGTTACAAAGAAGCTTACCATTCTGAAGATAATCTCTCAAATGAACGTAGTGAAAAGTTAGAttctgaaaatgaaaatgacgaGGATACTGAAATGAACAAGCATCAAAGTGGTCAAGCTGATGTCCCTGCAGATGAAATGTTGTCTGATGAATATTATGAACAGGATGAAGATAATCAAAGTGATCATGTGCACTACAAAGGATATAGTAATCCCACAAATTCTAGATCACTGCCGAAGACAGGATCTGCTATCCATAGCAACTCGAGGGCCTCAAGAGCAATTCACAGAAACATTCACTATAGTAATAGTAATCATGAACACAATGGTGATGCTGATATAGactatgaagaggaggaagatg AGGATGACCCTGAAGATGCTGACTTTGAGCCCTATGATGCTGTTGATGATGGTGGTGCAAGGAAAAAG CATGGCCAAGGTTGGGACGTTTCTGATGAAGATCctgagagtgatgatgatatcgATCTTTCCGACTACGAGGATGACTATGGTACAAAAAAGCCCAAGGTTAGGCAACAGAGTAAAGGTTTCCGGAAATCTAGCTCTGGACTTGAACGAAAATCATCCCATGCTTCAAATCGACAAAAGAGGAAAACGTCATATCAAGATGATGGCTCAGAGGAGGACTCTGATAATAACAACGATGAGGGTTTTAGAAGCCTAGCCAGAAGAGGCACAACTCTCCGACAAAACAATGGTAGGTCAACCAATAACATAGGACAGAGTAGTGAAGTTCGCAGCTCCACCCGATCAGTTCGTAAAGTCTCTTATGTGGAGAGTGAAGACAGTGAAGATATGGATGATGGGAGAAATCGTAAAAACCAAAAG GATGACATTGAAGAGGAGGATCCGGATGTTATTGAAAAAGTGCTCTGGCATCAGCCGAAGGGTATGGGTGAAGATGCTCACACAAATAACAAATCAACAGTTCCTGTTTTAGTTAGCCAACTGTTTGATACTGAGTCAGATTGGAATGAAATGGAATTCCTTATAAAATGGAAAGGCCAATCACACTTGCATTGTCAGTGGAAAACGTTGAGCGATCTCCAAAAT CTTAGTGGGTATAAGAAGGTTCTTAACTATACGAAGAAAGTGACGGAGGAGATTAGGTATAGGACAGCACTCTCACGAGAGGAG ATTGAGGTCAATGACGTGAGCAAAGAAATGGATCTGGACATCATTAAGCAGAATAGTCAG GTAGAAAGAATAATTGCAGATCGAATCAGCAAAGATGGTTTAGGGGATGTTGTGCCAGAGTATCTAGTTAAGTGGCAAGGGCTATCTTATGCTGAAGCAACTTG ggaGAAGGATGTCGATATAGCATTTGCACAAGTTGCTATTGATGAGTACAAG GCTCGTGAAGTTTCAATTGCAGTGCAAGGGAAAATGGTAGAACAGCAGCGTACAAAAGGAAAAG CAAGTTTGAGGAAGCTTGACGAGCAGCCTGAGTGGCTAAGTGGAGGTACTCTACGGGACTATCAGCTGGAGGGTTTGAATTTTCTTGTCAACAG CTGGCTTAATGATACTAATGTCATTTTGGCTGATGAAATGGGTCTTGGTAAAACAGTTCAGTCGGTTTCAATGCTTGGGTTTTTGCAG AATACCCAACAAATCCCAGGTCCATTTCTTGTTGTTGTGCCTTTGTCAACTCTAGCTAACTGGGCTAAAGAATTTAGAAAGTGGCTTCCTGGCATGAATATAATAGTATATGTTGGCACCCGAGCTAGTCGAGAG GTATGTCAGCAATACGAATTTTACAATGAAAAGAAAGTAGGCCGTCCCATAAAGTTCAATGCACTGTTGACTACTTACGAAGTAGTTCTGAAGGATAAAGCTTTCCTCTCCAAGATTAAGTGGATTTACTTAATGGTGGATGAAGCACATCGACTGAAAAATAGTGAGGCACAGCTCTACACAGCTCTTTTG GAATTTAGTACAAAGAACAAATTGCTAATTACTGGTACTCCACTACAGAATAGTGTCGAAGAGCTTTG ggCTCTGCTCCACTTTCTTGATCCTGGCAAGTTTAAGAATAAGGATGAGTTTGTTGAAAACTACAAGAACCTTAGCTCATTTAATGAATCTGAA CTCGCCAATCTTCATTTAGAATTGAGACCCCATATTCTACGACGAGTGATTAAAGATGTTGAGAAGTCGTTGCCTCCAAAAATCGAACGTATACTAAGAGTTGAGATGTCCCCTCTTCAGAAACA GTACTACAAGTGGATACTGGAGCGCAACTTCCGTGATTTAAATAAAGGGGTGCGCGGTAATCAG GTTTCACTTTTAAACATCGTGGTGGAGTTGAAGAAATGCTGCAATCATCCTTTCTTATTTGAGAGTGCAGACCATGGATATGGGGGTGATATAAACGATAACTCTAAGCTGGATAAAATTATTCTAAGCAGCGGAAAGCTAGTTATCCTAGACAAGCTACTGGTTAGACTGCGTGAGACTAAGCATCGTGTGCTCATCTTCTCTCAG ATGGTAAGAATGTTAGATATCCTGGCGGAATACCTGTCTCTTAGAGGTTTCCAGTTCCAGAGACTAGATGGTAGTACTAAGGCAGAACTGCGTCAGCAGGCAATGGATCATTTTAACGCACCTGCTAGTGACgacttttgctttcttctttcgACCCGAGCTGGTGGACTGGGTATCAATCTTGCTACTGCTGATACAGTCGTTATATTTGACTCTGATTGGAATCCACAGAATGACCTGCAG GCTATGAGTCGAGCGCACAGAATTGGGCAACAAGAGGTCGTGAACATTTATAGATTTGTCACTAGCAAAAGTGTTGAAGAAGAGATCCTGGAGCGCGCGAAAAGAAAAATG GTACTTGATCATTTGGTTATTCAAAAATTGAATGCTGAGGGTAGGCTGGAGAAGCGAGAAACTAAAAAGGGAAGTAATTTTGACAAG AACGAGCTTTCTGCAATATTGAGATTTGGAGCGGAAGAACTTTTTAAAGAGGAGAAAAATGATGAGGAAAGTAAAAAGCGGCTGTTGAGTATGGATATTGATGAAATCCTAGAGAGGGCAGAGCAAGTTGAGGAAAAGGATATTGGTGAAACAGAACACGAGCTGTTAGGTGCTTTTAAG GTTGCCAACTTTTGCAACGCTGAAGATGATGGGTCCTTCTGGAGTCGCTGGATAAAACCTGAATCTGTGGTTACAGCCGAA GAAGCTCTTGCACCACGGGCTGCTAGGAGTACAAAGAGTTATGTGGATCCTAGCCATCCTGACAGGACTAgcagaaggaaaaagaaaggatCTGAGCCTCCGGAGCATACAGAGAGAAGTCAGAAGCGCAGAAAAACTGAATTTTTTGTTCCTTCAACCCCAATATTAGAGGGGACTTCAGCTCAAGTGAGAGGCTGGTCTTATGGAAATCTTCCTAAGAGAGATGCGCAGCGATTTTATCGAACT GTCATGAAGTTTGGGAACCATAACCAAATTGCATGTATTGCAGAAGAGGTGGGTGGTGTTGTTGAAGCAGCCCCGGAGGAAGCACAAGTTGAGCTGTTTGATGCGTTAATTGATGGTTGTAAGGAATCTGTTGAAACAGGAAATTTTGAACCAAAG GAACTGGCTGCAGCTGGAGGGAAAAATACAAACGCAAAAGCATCCCGTAAAAATTCCAAAAAGGTTAAGGATAATCTTATCAATCAATTTAAAGCGCCTGCCAGAGACCGAAGAGGAAAATCGGGTCCTGCCATATCAACAAAAGATGGACCTCAGAAAACCCAAAAAGCTGAGCCGTTGGtaaaggaagaaggagaaatgtCTGATGATGAGGAAGTTTACGAGCAGTTCAAGGAGCAGAAATGGATGGAATGGTGTGAAGATGTCTTGGCTGATGAAATCAAAACTCTTGGACGTCTACAAAGATTGCAAAGCACGAGTGCAGATCTGCCAAAGGAGAAG GTGCTTTTCAAAATCCGGAGATATCTGGAAATTGTAGGGCGAAGAATAGATGAAATTGTCGTAGAACACGAAGAAGATTTATATAAGCAAGATA GAATGACAATGAGATTGTGGAACTATGTTTCAACTTTCTCAAATTTGTCGGGGGATCGACTCAATCAGATATACTCCAAACTGAAgcaggagaaagaagaagaggaaggggTCGGGCCATCGCACCTAAATGGCTCATCTGCTGGCTTTGGTTCTAGGAACTTCCAGAGgcaacaaaaatacaaaacagcAGGGAATTCCCAAGGATCGCAGCAGGTATACAAGGGCATTGACACAGCAAAGTTTGAAGCCTGGAAACGGCGAAGAAGAACAGAAAACGATGTGCAGTCTGAGCGACCACCGATAACAAACTCTAACTCACTGGGAATACTCGGCCCTGGACCATTGGATAGAAGCCATCGGGCACGTCAAACTGGATTTCCCCCGAGATAA
- the LOC104793777 gene encoding serine--glyoxylate aminotransferase isoform X2, which produces MDYMYGPGRHHLFVPGPVNIPEPVIRAMNRNNEDYRSPAIPALTKTLLEDVKKIFKTTSGTPFLFPTTGTGAWESALTNTLSPGDRIVSFLIGQFSLLWIDQQKRLNFNVDVVESEWGQGANLQVLASKLSQDENHSIKAICIVHNETATGVTNDISAVRTLLDHYKHPALLLVDGVSSICALDFRMDEWGVDVALTGSQKALSLPTGLGIVCASPKALEATKTSKSLKVFFDWNDYLKFYKLGTYWPYTPSIQLLYGLRAALDLIFEEGLENIIARHARLGKATRLAVEAWGLKNCTQKEEWISNTVTAVMVPPHIDGSEIVRRAWQRYNLSLGLGLNKIAGKVFRIGHLGNVNELQLLGCLAGVEMILKDVGYPVVMGSGVAAASTYLQNHIPLIPSRI; this is translated from the exons atggACTATATGTATGGACCAGGGAGGCACCATCTGTTTGTACCAGGACCAGTGAACATACCGGAACCGGTAATCCGGGCGATGAACCGGAACAACGAGGATTACCGGTCACCGGCCATTCCAGCACTTACAAAAACCCTGTTGGAGGACGTGAAGAAGATATTCAAGACCAC ATCTGGGACACCGTTTCTGTTTCCCACCACAGGGACTGGTGCTTGGGAGAGTGCCTTGACCAACACGTTATCTCCTGGTGACAGGATCGTTTCGTTTCTGATTGGACAATTTAGCTTGCTTTGGATTGACCAGCAGAAGAGGCTTAATTTCAATGTTGATGTGGTTGAGAGTGAGTGGGGACAAGGTGCTAATCTCCAAGTCTTAGCCTCAAAGCTCTCACAAGACGAGAATCATTCCATCAAAGCCATTTGCATTGTCCACAACGAGACAGCTACCGGAGTTACCAACGACATCTCTGCTGTCCGAACCCTCCTTG ATCACTACAAGCACCCGGCTTTGCTGCTTGTGGACGGTGTCTCGTCCATTTGTGCTCTTGATTTCCGAATGGATGAGTGGGGAGTGGACGTGGCATTGACCGGCTCTCAGAAAGCCTTATCTCTTCCAACAGGACTTGGTATTGTGTGCGCCAGTCCCAAAGCCTTGGAAGCTACCAAAACTTCTAAATCCCTCAAAGTATTCTTTGACTGGAATGACTACCTCAAGTTTTACAAGCTGGGAACCTATTGGCCTTACACACCTTCCATTCAACTCCTCTACGGTCTTAGAGCTGCTCTTGATCTTATCTTTGAGGAAGGACTTGAGAATATAATCGCCCGTCATGCTCGTCTTGGAAAGGCCACCAG GCTGGCGGTGGAAGCATGGGGGCTGAAGAACTGCACACAGAAGGAGGAGTGGATAAGTAACACAGTGACAGCAGTAATGGTGCCCCCACATATAGACGGTTCGGAGATTGTGAGAAGGGCATGGCAGAGGTACAACCTAAGTCTTGGTCTTGGTCTCAACAAAATTGCTGGAAAGGTTTTCAGAATTGGACACCTTGGAAACGTGAATGAG TTACAACTTTTGGGGTGTCTTGCTGGAGTGGAGATGATACTGAAGGATGTTGGGTACCCAGTTGTAATGGGAAGTGGGGTTGCAGCTGCTTCTACTTATCTTCAGAACCACATCCCTCTCATTCCCTCTAGAATCTAA
- the LOC104793798 gene encoding uncharacterized protein LOC104793798: MSFLAPCQILELNIISAQELAPVARCMKTYAIAWIDPERKLTTRVDNTGGTSPTWNDKFVFRLDEEALYDATSIVVIEIYALHWFKDIHVGTVQALISDLVSPSSAMRFVTLEVLRASGRPHGLLNIAVGLIDNSGQSMPLLFEEDLLFHKKNISSKPVGLRRSKSDTSSMVDSPRKVTQSRVSSTTNSGFEKDEFSSDSQMVVYEPQRKTPNTLLRQKKQQIVYGTPMRPRNKTAYTPKRNNIEYGTPMRSRPIVITESDLGPSASVVAAQIAKEKALTGKDAESTVISVGERSVEGLRSKLERWQANLPVVVDVGSSYQPSSDYKTNSNFNPKSSYKPNEIVPRNTQMVGAPLAKQGGRNNKKGGDNGLFSCFGNICGIECSIVCGGGSSGQKASKKKKKKK, from the coding sequence atgtCTTTTCTTGCACCTTGTCAAATCTTGGAGCTGAATATTATTTCGGCCCAAGAATTAGCGCCTGTGGCACGGTGTATGAAGACCTATGCTATCGCTTGGATTGATCCAGAGCGTAAATTGACGACTCGAGTCGACAATACGGGTGGAACAAGCCCTACATGGAACGACAAGTTTGTGTTTCGTCTTGATGAGGAAGCACTCTACGATGCCACATCAATAGTTGTTATAGAGATCTATGCATTACATTGGTTCAAAGACATTCATGTTGGCACGGTACAAGCCTTAATAAGTGACCTTGTCAGCCCTTCTTCAGCTATGAGATTTGTTACCCTAGAGGTTCTTCGTGCCTCGGGCCGCCCTCACGGCCTCCTAAACATTGCGGTGGGGCTTATCGATAACTCGGGCCAAAGCATGCCTCTATTGTTTGAAGAAGATTTGTTGTTTCACAAGAAAAACATATCTTCAAAACCTGTAGGGCTTCGACGGTCGAAAAGCGATACAAGCTCAATGGTGGATTCGCCAAGGAAGGTGACACAATCCCGTGTGAGTTCTACTACAAACTCAGGTTTTGAGAAAGATGAGTTTTCATCTGACTCTCAGATGGTTGTGTACGAGCCCCAGAGGAAAACACCAAATACATTGTTGAGGcaaaaaaagcaacaaatcGTGTATGGGACACCGATGAGGCCAAGGAACAAGACAGCATATACtcccaaaagaaacaatatcGAATATGGAACACCAATGAGGTCAAGACCGATCGTTATTACCGAGTCTGATTTGGGTCCTTCAGCCTCAGTGGTTGCTGCCCAAATTGCAAAGGAGAAGGCTCTTACAGGGAAAGATGCGGAAAGTACTGTGATAAGTGTTGGTGAACGAAGCGTTGAGGGTCTTCGTTCTAAGCTAGAAAGGTGGCAAGCCAATCTACCAGTGGTTGTAGACGTGGGTTCAAGTTATCAACCAAGTTCTGACTACAAAACAAACTCTAACTTCAACCCTAAATCAAGTTACAAGCCCAATGAAATCGTCCCAAGAAATACTCAGATGGTTGGAGCTCCGCTCGCGAAGCAAGGTGGGAGGAACAACAAGAAAGGAGGAGATAAtggattgttttcttgttttggtaacATTTGTGGCATTGAGTGTTCCATTGTTTGTGGTGGTGGCTCTAGTGGACAAAAAgcatccaagaagaagaagaaaaagaagtga